A single window of Brachyhypopomus gauderio isolate BG-103 unplaced genomic scaffold, BGAUD_0.2 sc224, whole genome shotgun sequence DNA harbors:
- the LOC143503282 gene encoding dysbindin domain-containing protein 2, which translates to MSSKGTSLHTNRLSLETERSLRLQDTEASQQLMEMRERQRFFEEVFQHDADVYLSPAHLHVDYKRPPIGSISSMEVNVDMLELLDISDPEALDVFLGTSGEDDAISPPLQEVDCTSDGEEALGEEIFLRVPDSNALKSRMSSTSSSSTSDSQATNEDGAETPVNQSDDEDVPDDDDNEDDCLSIIVSPTVKFVEEDQPVLPSAVTTD; encoded by the exons TGGAAACGGAGCGCAGTCTGAGGCTTCAGGACACGGAGGCGAGTCAGCAGCTGATGGAGATGAGGGAGAGGCAGCGTTTCTTCGAGGAGGTGTTCCAGCACGACGCGGACGTCTACCTCTCCCCAGCACATCTGCACGTCGACTACAAGAGGC CTCCGATTGGCAGCATCTCCTCCATGGAGGTGAACGTGGACATGCTGGAGCTATTGGATATCTCTGACCCGGAGGCCTTGGACGTGTTTCTCGGCACGAGTGGCGAGGACGATGCCATCTCGCCTCCTCTCCAAG AGGTTGACTGCACTAGTGATGGGGAGGAGGCACTAGGAGAGGAGATCTTCCTCAGAGTCCCCGACAGCAATGCACTCAAATCACGGATGTCGTCCACCTCTTCCAGCTCCACCTCTGACAGCCAGGCCACAAATGAGGATGGAGCTGAAACCCCTGTCAACCAATCAGATGATGAGGATGTACCTGATGATGACGACAATGAAGATGACTGCCTTTCGATAATCGTCTCACCCACAGTCAAGTTTGTGGAAGAAGACCAGCCTGTGTTGCCATCAGCAGTGACTACTGACTGA